The nucleotide sequence CATGATGCGGGAGTCGTCTTCGTCAAAGACCATGGCGAGGAGTTCGCGTCGGAAGATGCCTATGAACAGCAGAACCGATAGTCCCAGGGTGGAGACGAGGATGAGGTCGGTTTGGTCTATGGTTAAGATGGAGCCAAAGAGGTAACTGAATAATTCAACGTTAAAGCCGCCTGCTATGCTGATTACAATTAGCCCTGTGGAAAAACCCAGTGCGAGCATGACGGCTATGGCTGAGTCTGAAGCGGCAACGCCTTTGCGGCGCATGTAGGAGATGCCAAAAACCGCCAGCACCGAAACCCCCAATGCCGTCAACAACGGATTAACCCCCAAAAAAAGCCCCAACGCTATGCCCCCAAACGCGGTGTGAGAGAGCCCATCGCCTATCATGGCTTCTTTCTTTAGGACCAAAAACAGGCCTACCAGTGCGCAGGCTACTGCGGCTATGACTCCGCCTATGAGCGCGTTTTGGAAGAACTGGTAACTGAAGAGGTCGATGAGGTTAACTGCGGTCATTTCCAAAGACTCCTTTGCATTCGTGCTGGTGGAAGACAAAATGGAAGTGTTCGCCGTAGGCGCGTTTAAGAAGCCTGTTTGCGTCAAGCTCTTCGGTTATCTGGGCGACCTCTACGCACCTGTTAACGCAAAGTACTTTGGACATGCGACAGAACACCGACGTCAAATCATGC is from Candidatus Bathyarchaeota archaeon and encodes:
- a CDS encoding metal ABC transporter permease — encoded protein: MTAVNLIDLFSYQFFQNALIGGVIAAVACALVGLFLVLKKEAMIGDGLSHTAFGGIALGLFLGVNPLLTALGVSVLAVFGISYMRRKGVAASDSAIAVMLALGFSTGLIVISIAGGFNVELFSYLFGSILTIDQTDLILVSTLGLSVLLFIGIFRRELLAMVFDEDDSRIMGIPTKPLSIGFDLLVALTIVLSIKVIGTILVVALLVIPGLCALKLNLSFRKTLFSAVGFSILSTVVGIMLSAVFDIATAGLIVFLLVLFFLLTLAYKKIS